A part of Mycolicibacterium sp. TUM20985 genomic DNA contains:
- a CDS encoding CaiB/BaiF CoA transferase family protein — MSGPLAGIRILEVGHMLAGPYATMMLADLGAEVTKIEPPGGDISRQVSDSYFASLNRNKKSICLELATDAGQRRLGELVAESHALLVNLKPSGIHKLGLTYEALRRHNDRIVCVALTGYGLEAGDDPAFDYVIQAATGIASLTGDPDGPPTLPGYSSADNSTGLTAALGLLAQIVSGRGGQVDVSLREVMLSQLNYRASAYLNDGIEPRRHPNGAHSYYVPAQLFPTLGGYLALFITHDAFWRLFSAEAGITGFATMAERAANRNEVLAAVSAALAKDTALGWEERLRPLGIPAAAVRTLPEALAVTPEVIVTAGDHRLVRSPIHIAGHDPVYRAAPRLGQSS; from the coding sequence ATGAGTGGTCCGCTGGCCGGCATCCGCATCCTCGAGGTCGGCCACATGCTCGCAGGCCCGTACGCCACGATGATGCTGGCCGACCTCGGCGCCGAGGTCACCAAGATCGAGCCGCCGGGTGGGGACATCTCGCGTCAGGTGAGCGACAGCTACTTCGCCAGTTTGAACCGGAACAAGAAGAGCATCTGCCTCGAGCTGGCCACCGACGCCGGGCAACGGAGGCTGGGTGAACTGGTGGCGGAATCCCATGCGCTGCTGGTGAATCTGAAGCCATCGGGTATCCACAAGCTCGGTCTGACGTACGAGGCGCTTCGGCGGCACAACGACAGGATCGTATGCGTCGCCTTGACCGGTTACGGGCTCGAGGCGGGCGATGACCCGGCGTTCGACTACGTGATCCAGGCCGCCACGGGAATCGCCTCGTTGACCGGCGATCCCGACGGTCCGCCCACCCTGCCGGGATATTCGTCGGCCGACAACTCCACCGGGCTGACCGCGGCGCTCGGTCTGCTCGCGCAGATCGTGTCCGGCCGAGGAGGTCAGGTCGACGTATCGCTGCGCGAGGTGATGCTGTCGCAGTTGAACTATCGGGCGTCGGCGTATCTGAACGACGGCATCGAACCGCGTCGGCATCCGAACGGCGCCCACTCGTACTACGTTCCGGCGCAGTTGTTTCCGACCCTCGGCGGCTACCTGGCCCTGTTCATCACCCACGACGCCTTCTGGCGGCTGTTCTCCGCCGAGGCCGGTATCACCGGCTTCGCGACGATGGCCGAACGTGCCGCGAACCGCAACGAGGTACTCGCGGCGGTGTCTGCTGCACTGGCCAAGGACACGGCATTGGGCTGGGAGGAGCGGCTGCGTCCGCTGGGCATCCCAGCCGCGGCGGTGCGCACGCTGCCCGAGGCGTTGGCCGTGACTCCCGAGGTGATCGTGACGGCGGGGGACCACCGACTGGTGCGTAGCCCCATTCACATCGCGGGCCATGATCCCGTGTACCGGGCCGCACCGCGACTGGGTCAGTCCTCGTAG
- a CDS encoding 2Fe-2S iron-sulfur cluster-binding protein has protein sequence MTADPVPTHQAGGEVTILLDRTTTTVAARPGETLLETARRAGLTPPFSCEAGNCGTCMAKLTEGSATMRVNDALDDDEVADGYVLTCQAVPDGANVIVDYED, from the coding sequence ATGACCGCAGACCCCGTGCCGACCCACCAGGCCGGCGGCGAGGTGACCATCCTGCTCGACCGTACGACGACGACCGTCGCCGCGAGGCCGGGTGAGACGCTCCTCGAGACCGCCCGGCGGGCCGGTCTGACGCCACCGTTCTCGTGCGAGGCGGGCAACTGCGGCACCTGCATGGCCAAGCTCACCGAGGGCTCGGCGACCATGCGCGTCAACGATGCACTCGACGACGACGAGGTCGCCGACGGCTATGTCCTCACATGCCAGGCCGTGCCCGACGGGGCGAACGTCATCGTCGACTACGAGGACTGA
- a CDS encoding class I adenylate-forming enzyme family protein: MIEGSHIDAPVLAFGEREYSRTEIDALVSGMATVLEHRGVRAGDRVALMSSNRPEFVVAMKAIWALNAAVVLVSSSWKRAEVEHALALTRPAHAVGDNAVLAGLMPMLHLDEPVTPGRREFTATGPEADALFVFSSGTTGMPKAVRHTHGAFVAAVAHWRNALGLTSTDRMQIMTPPSHILGLLNIVTAMDAGAWIRLHPRFDVEKMLQHIESDRITVEMAVAPIALALAAHPELESYDLSSLRYVMWCATPVTKSVADEVTRRSGVSWVTAYGASELPVIACNSLDGGHLDTVGRAVPGVEIRVVSLVTGEPVFPGEVGEIQVRSPSAMAGYLPDEATATAFDDGWYRSGDVGYLDPEGWLRVTDRAKEMIKVRGFQVAPAEIEAVLHGHPSVADCAVFGVPDDAGGEAVVAAVSRCGGVEADELIRLVGDSLASYKRPSQVLFVPEIPRLPSGKVLRRVLKERLWTSV; encoded by the coding sequence GTGATCGAAGGATCGCACATCGATGCACCCGTCCTCGCCTTCGGTGAGCGGGAGTATTCCCGCACCGAGATCGACGCGTTGGTCAGCGGCATGGCCACCGTGCTCGAACACCGCGGGGTGCGCGCCGGGGACCGCGTCGCCCTCATGTCCTCCAACCGGCCCGAGTTCGTCGTCGCCATGAAGGCCATCTGGGCATTGAATGCCGCGGTCGTACTGGTGAGTTCGTCGTGGAAGCGGGCCGAGGTCGAGCACGCGCTTGCCCTGACCCGACCAGCGCACGCAGTTGGCGACAACGCGGTGCTCGCCGGTCTGATGCCCATGTTGCACCTCGACGAGCCCGTCACGCCTGGTCGTCGGGAGTTCACGGCCACCGGTCCCGAAGCCGATGCGTTGTTCGTCTTCAGTTCGGGGACCACCGGTATGCCCAAGGCCGTCCGGCATACGCACGGCGCGTTCGTGGCGGCAGTCGCGCACTGGCGTAACGCGCTAGGTCTGACCTCGACCGACCGCATGCAGATCATGACCCCGCCCTCGCACATTCTCGGTTTGCTCAACATCGTCACCGCCATGGACGCCGGCGCATGGATCCGGCTGCATCCCCGGTTCGACGTCGAGAAGATGCTGCAGCACATCGAATCCGACCGCATCACGGTCGAGATGGCCGTGGCACCGATCGCCCTCGCGCTGGCTGCCCACCCCGAGTTGGAGTCCTACGATCTGTCGTCGCTGCGCTACGTGATGTGGTGCGCCACGCCCGTCACGAAGAGCGTCGCCGACGAAGTGACCCGACGCAGCGGTGTGTCGTGGGTGACCGCCTACGGCGCCAGTGAGTTGCCGGTGATCGCGTGCAACTCGCTGGACGGCGGACACTTGGACACCGTCGGCCGTGCGGTTCCGGGTGTCGAGATACGCGTGGTTTCGCTGGTCACCGGCGAACCGGTCTTTCCAGGTGAGGTCGGCGAGATTCAGGTCAGGTCGCCATCGGCCATGGCGGGGTATCTCCCCGACGAGGCCACGGCGACGGCCTTCGACGACGGTTGGTATCGCAGCGGCGACGTCGGCTACCTCGACCCCGAGGGGTGGTTGCGCGTCACCGACCGCGCCAAGGAGATGATCAAGGTGCGTGGGTTCCAGGTGGCACCCGCCGAGATCGAAGCGGTTCTGCACGGTCATCCCTCGGTCGCGGACTGCGCGGTGTTCGGGGTGCCCGATGACGCAGGCGGCGAAGCGGTCGTCGCGGCGGTCTCGCGCTGCGGGGGAGTCGAGGCCGACGAACTGATCCGGCTGGTCGGCGACAGCCTGGCGTCCTACAAGCGGCCGAGCCAGGTGCTCTTCGTGCCCGAAATCCCGCGTCTCCCTTCAGGGAAGGTGTTGCGCCGAGTGCTCAAGGAGCGACTGTGGACGTCCGTCTGA
- a CDS encoding acyl-CoA dehydrogenase family protein, with amino-acid sequence MDVRLTSEQRQLRDAAAELAKDLGPGSVADLEDGGRIARLEKTIQSTGWRSLRSDEASGVEVALVAEEFARGLVDVPFLGPVLNDDLARRLGRDLAAPASEPESIDLTKSLAGAVESPAELDELSEEDAGRWYALALTATTADLVGAARGTLALASDYAKVREQYGATIGSYQAVGHLLAESLALIEGCVSVLRHAAWGVDELPVVEAIEAGKVAKIYCARSALTVCETSIQVHGGIGNTWECLAHVYLRRVLAATESWPVSLKELTIGLS; translated from the coding sequence GTGGACGTCCGTCTGACCTCCGAACAACGACAACTGCGGGACGCGGCGGCCGAACTCGCCAAGGACCTCGGACCGGGATCGGTCGCCGATCTCGAGGACGGCGGTCGCATCGCGAGGCTCGAGAAGACGATCCAGTCGACCGGGTGGCGGTCGCTGCGCTCCGACGAGGCGTCGGGCGTGGAGGTCGCCCTCGTGGCGGAGGAGTTCGCCAGGGGGCTCGTCGACGTCCCCTTCCTCGGGCCCGTCCTCAACGACGATCTCGCGCGTCGACTCGGGCGCGATTTAGCGGCACCCGCGTCGGAGCCGGAGTCGATCGATCTGACCAAGAGCCTTGCGGGAGCAGTCGAGTCGCCCGCCGAGCTCGACGAACTGTCCGAGGAGGACGCCGGCCGCTGGTATGCGCTCGCGCTGACCGCGACCACCGCCGACCTCGTCGGTGCGGCCCGCGGCACCCTTGCGCTGGCCAGTGACTACGCCAAGGTGCGTGAGCAGTATGGCGCGACGATCGGCTCCTACCAGGCGGTCGGACACCTGTTGGCCGAAAGCCTCGCCTTGATCGAAGGATGTGTCAGCGTGCTGCGCCACGCCGCGTGGGGCGTCGACGAACTGCCCGTGGTCGAGGCCATCGAAGCGGGCAAGGTGGCCAAGATCTACTGCGCGCGATCGGCTCTCACCGTCTGTGAGACGTCGATTCAGGTTCACGGCGGCATCGGCAACACCTGGGAGTGTCTCGCCCACGTGTACTTGCGCCGAGTACTTGCCGCCACGGAGTCGTGGCCGGTGTCGCTGAAGGAGTTGACCATTGGACTTTCGTGA
- a CDS encoding acyl-CoA dehydrogenase family protein, with amino-acid sequence MDFRDSPEEAAFRDRLRGWLTEQKGKFPTSGDEYWAKAGEWHQALYAAGFFGTSWPLAYGGQDLPPVYDVIVDEEIAKAGAPARPSLGYLVVGLSHHGDEALAQRFLPGMINGTERWCQGFSEPGAGSDLASLATTAVKDGDEYVIHGHKIWTSYSDVADWCLVLARTDRDVPKHKGISAFIVPMHQSGIEQRPLKMISGVTKEFGQVEFDGARVSADNMVGAPGDGWKLAMTVVSHEREPSTLGFSARYGKLVRQLSTRIDGAAPDELSWAWVQTEMLRLHVRRRLSEQLDGITHGPQGSLDKLLMTWVEQSVGHAAIATVGTGDAELFGAYMYSRAQSVMGGTSQIQKNIIAQRILGLGA; translated from the coding sequence TTGGACTTTCGTGATTCACCCGAAGAAGCTGCCTTCCGGGACAGGTTGCGGGGCTGGCTGACCGAACAGAAGGGCAAGTTCCCCACCTCGGGAGACGAGTACTGGGCCAAGGCGGGGGAGTGGCATCAGGCGCTCTACGCCGCGGGCTTCTTCGGCACGTCGTGGCCTTTGGCGTATGGCGGACAGGATCTTCCGCCCGTCTACGACGTCATCGTCGATGAGGAGATCGCCAAGGCGGGCGCCCCGGCGCGACCGAGTCTTGGCTATCTCGTCGTCGGCCTCAGCCATCACGGTGACGAGGCACTCGCGCAACGGTTCTTGCCGGGCATGATCAACGGCACCGAACGCTGGTGCCAGGGTTTCAGCGAGCCGGGCGCCGGTTCGGACCTGGCGTCCTTGGCGACGACGGCGGTCAAGGACGGGGACGAGTACGTCATCCATGGACACAAGATCTGGACCAGCTACTCCGACGTCGCCGACTGGTGTCTGGTGTTGGCCCGCACCGACAGGGACGTGCCCAAGCACAAGGGCATCTCGGCGTTCATCGTCCCGATGCATCAGTCCGGCATCGAGCAGCGTCCGCTGAAGATGATCAGCGGGGTGACCAAGGAGTTCGGCCAGGTCGAGTTCGACGGAGCCCGGGTGTCGGCCGACAACATGGTCGGCGCACCCGGCGACGGGTGGAAGCTCGCGATGACCGTGGTCAGCCACGAACGCGAGCCGTCGACGCTGGGGTTCTCGGCGAGGTACGGAAAACTGGTGCGCCAGTTGTCTACTCGCATCGATGGAGCCGCCCCCGACGAGCTGTCGTGGGCCTGGGTGCAGACCGAGATGCTACGGCTGCACGTGCGACGGCGGTTGTCCGAGCAACTGGACGGCATTACGCACGGGCCCCAGGGGTCATTGGACAAGCTGCTGATGACGTGGGTCGAGCAGTCCGTCGGGCACGCCGCGATCGCCACCGTTGGCACCGGCGACGCCGAGTTGTTCGGCGCCTACATGTACAGCCGCGCCCAGAGCGTCATGGGTGGCACCTCGCAGATTCAGAAGAACATCATCGCGCAACGCATTCTCGGATTGGGAGCCTGA
- a CDS encoding enoyl-CoA hydratase/isomerase family protein — MYDLPDEIDVAADGGLRIITLNRPDELNAVNDALHVGLAKIWAALDEDADARAAVITGAGRAFSAGGDFNYLDELRHDEALRQKTIKHGRELVIGMVRCRIPVIAAVNGPAVGLGCSLAALSDIVYIAETAFFADPHVQIGLVAADGGPLVWPSQISLLQAKEFALTGVRIKAQRAVELGLANHVVADPLAEAIACAKKIMGLPQQAVEATKRLMNIQLEKSVMASLDYANLAEYVSFGTADFNTIVDGLINKK; from the coding sequence ATGTATGACCTACCAGACGAAATCGACGTCGCCGCCGATGGCGGCCTGCGCATCATCACGCTGAACCGGCCCGACGAGCTCAATGCGGTCAACGACGCGTTGCACGTCGGGCTGGCCAAGATCTGGGCGGCGCTCGACGAGGACGCCGATGCACGCGCGGCGGTGATCACGGGTGCGGGACGGGCGTTCTCGGCGGGTGGTGACTTCAACTACCTCGACGAGTTGCGCCACGATGAAGCGTTGCGCCAGAAGACGATCAAGCACGGCCGGGAGCTGGTCATCGGCATGGTGCGATGCCGCATACCCGTGATCGCCGCGGTCAACGGTCCGGCGGTCGGGTTGGGCTGCAGCCTGGCTGCGCTGTCCGACATCGTCTACATCGCCGAGACGGCGTTCTTCGCCGACCCGCACGTGCAGATCGGTCTGGTGGCCGCCGACGGTGGGCCGCTGGTGTGGCCGTCGCAGATCAGCCTCTTGCAGGCCAAGGAATTCGCCTTGACGGGCGTGCGGATCAAGGCGCAGCGGGCCGTCGAGCTCGGCTTGGCCAATCACGTGGTGGCCGATCCGCTGGCCGAGGCGATCGCGTGTGCCAAGAAGATCATGGGGCTGCCTCAGCAGGCGGTCGAAGCCACCAAGCGCCTGATGAACATTCAGCTCGAGAAGTCGGTCATGGCCTCACTGGACTACGCCAACCTCGCGGAGTACGTCTCCTTCGGGACTGCGGACTTCAACACGATCGTGGACGGGCTGATCAACAAGAAGTAA
- a CDS encoding SDR family NAD(P)-dependent oxidoreductase: MLIEGNSAIVVGGAGGLGEATVRRLHGAGAKVVVADMADDKGKALESELGVRYVQTDATSEESVLAAITEAESLGPLRISVDTHGGPASGGRLVGKDGSPLDLEGFKTTIEFYLTAVFNVMRLAAAAIAKTEPLEEGGRGVIVNTASIAGYEGQIGQLPYSAAKGGVLGMTLVAARDLSPLGIRVVTIAPGTINTPAYGKAGDQLEQYWGPQVPFPKRMGRSTEYAQLAQSIIENDYLNGEIIRLDGALRFPPK, translated from the coding sequence ATGTTGATCGAAGGCAACTCCGCCATCGTCGTCGGAGGCGCCGGCGGCTTGGGCGAGGCGACGGTACGCCGTTTGCATGGCGCTGGCGCGAAGGTCGTCGTCGCCGACATGGCCGACGACAAGGGCAAGGCGCTCGAGAGCGAACTGGGCGTGCGCTACGTCCAGACCGACGCCACCTCCGAGGAGTCCGTCCTCGCGGCCATAACCGAGGCAGAATCGCTTGGGCCGCTGCGAATCTCGGTGGACACGCACGGCGGTCCGGCCAGCGGCGGCCGGCTGGTCGGCAAGGACGGTTCCCCGCTGGACCTCGAAGGTTTCAAGACGACCATCGAGTTCTATCTGACCGCCGTGTTCAACGTGATGCGGCTGGCGGCGGCGGCGATCGCCAAGACCGAGCCCCTGGAGGAGGGCGGTCGCGGGGTCATCGTCAACACCGCGTCGATCGCGGGCTACGAGGGTCAGATCGGCCAGCTGCCCTACTCGGCTGCCAAGGGCGGGGTGCTCGGCATGACGCTCGTGGCCGCGCGCGATCTGTCGCCGCTGGGAATCCGCGTCGTCACCATCGCCCCGGGCACCATCAACACCCCGGCGTACGGCAAGGCGGGCGACCAGCTCGAGCAGTACTGGGGCCCCCAGGTGCCGTTTCCCAAGCGCATGGGCAGGTCGACCGAGTACGCGCAGCTCGCACAGAGCATCATCGAGAACGACTACCTCAACGGCGAGATCATCCGCCTCGACGGCGCGTTGCGGTTCCCACCCAAGTAG
- the meaB gene encoding methylmalonyl Co-A mutase-associated GTPase MeaB, producing the protein MTIEELVAAARSGSTRAAGRLLSLVESSRRDEVLAVVGNGAVRVIGITGPPGAGKSTTIAVLVGAYRRRGNRVAVLAVDPSSPYSGGALLGDRIRMSAHINDSDVLIRSVATRGHLGGLAEGVPAAIQVLAALGYDVILIETVGVGQSEIEIAAVADPAVVVLNPGAGDAIQAAKAGLLEVADIVVVNKADRDGADQTVRDLHAETSAPVLKIIAAQDLGIAELVEAIDAHLRADSPERRAARARAQVLSLAQSALRAHPGLDDLAAGVAEGRLDVYRAARSLLGSDEAAPARRE; encoded by the coding sequence ATGACCATCGAAGAACTCGTCGCCGCGGCGCGCAGCGGGTCCACCCGCGCGGCCGGTCGGCTGCTGAGCCTGGTCGAGAGCAGCAGGCGCGACGAGGTACTGGCCGTGGTCGGCAACGGGGCGGTGCGCGTCATCGGCATCACCGGACCGCCTGGAGCGGGTAAGTCGACGACGATCGCGGTACTCGTGGGCGCGTATCGCCGGCGGGGCAACCGGGTGGCCGTACTCGCGGTGGACCCGTCGTCGCCGTACAGCGGGGGCGCCCTTCTCGGCGACCGCATACGGATGTCCGCCCACATCAACGACTCCGACGTCCTGATCCGATCCGTGGCGACACGCGGCCATCTCGGCGGACTTGCCGAAGGTGTGCCCGCGGCGATCCAGGTGCTCGCCGCACTCGGCTATGACGTGATCCTCATCGAGACCGTTGGGGTCGGCCAGTCCGAGATCGAGATCGCCGCGGTGGCGGATCCGGCCGTGGTGGTCTTGAATCCCGGCGCGGGCGACGCGATTCAGGCCGCGAAGGCGGGTCTGCTGGAGGTCGCCGACATCGTCGTCGTCAACAAGGCCGACCGCGACGGTGCCGACCAGACGGTGCGCGACCTCCACGCCGAGACCAGTGCACCCGTCCTGAAGATCATTGCGGCGCAGGACCTGGGCATCGCGGAACTCGTCGAGGCAATTGACGCTCACTTGCGTGCCGACAGCCCCGAACGCCGTGCCGCCCGAGCCCGCGCGCAGGTGTTGTCGCTGGCCCAGAGCGCGCTGCGCGCACACCCGGGGCTGGACGACCTGGCCGCCGGGGTCGCCGAGGGCCGGCTCGACGTCTACCGCGCCGCGAGGTCGCTACTGGGCTCCGACGAAGCGGCGCCCGCTCGACGAGAATGA
- a CDS encoding Zn-ribbon domain-containing OB-fold protein, with protein MQKAIDPSISTWPDADPQLIGSGCGACGATVFPRQSHCPKCSKADMSDVLLPRRGTVIAWTTQGFPPGAPYIGPTGKDFVPFGVGLVQLGDVVRVEGRLTENDPAKLSYGMDVELTMIPFATDAEGNEIVTFAFQPV; from the coding sequence GTGCAGAAGGCGATCGACCCCAGCATTTCCACGTGGCCGGACGCCGATCCGCAACTGATCGGCAGTGGTTGCGGGGCCTGCGGAGCGACGGTGTTTCCGCGCCAGTCGCACTGTCCGAAGTGCAGTAAGGCCGACATGAGCGACGTCCTACTGCCGCGCCGTGGCACGGTGATCGCTTGGACGACGCAGGGTTTCCCCCCGGGCGCGCCCTACATCGGTCCGACCGGAAAGGACTTCGTCCCGTTCGGAGTCGGGCTGGTGCAACTCGGTGACGTGGTGCGGGTCGAGGGACGCCTCACCGAGAACGACCCCGCGAAGCTGTCCTATGGCATGGACGTCGAACTCACCATGATTCCGTTCGCCACCGACGCCGAGGGCAACGAGATCGTCACCTTCGCCTTCCAACCGGTCTAG
- a CDS encoding thiolase family protein, which produces MTNDVAIIGVGIHPFGRFEKSAVEMGAEAIQSALLDAGIEWGDVQFGFGGSYEVSNPDSVTRLVGLTGITFTNVFNACATSASAIQQTADTIRLGKYDIGIAIGLDKHPRGAFTDDPAKLALPQWYAENGQFVTTKFFGMKANRYLHDHGISEETLAKVAAKNFRNGALNPNAFRRKPISEADIMASPVLNYPLRQFMFCAPDEGAAAVIMCRGDIARRYTDKPVFVRATEIRTRRFGAYEVHATSSPLEEDFSPTVYAARAAYEVAGIGPEDVDVAQLQDTDAGAEVIHMAETGLCADGDQEKLIADGATEIGGSLPVNTDGGLIANGEPIGASGLRQMHELVRQLRGEAGERQIPGAPRVGLAQVYGAPGTASATILSL; this is translated from the coding sequence ATGACGAATGACGTAGCGATCATCGGCGTCGGCATCCATCCCTTCGGCCGCTTCGAGAAGTCAGCGGTCGAGATGGGCGCCGAGGCCATTCAATCGGCACTCCTAGACGCCGGAATCGAGTGGGGTGACGTGCAATTCGGGTTCGGTGGCAGCTACGAGGTGTCCAACCCCGACTCGGTGACCAGACTCGTCGGGCTGACCGGCATCACGTTCACCAACGTCTTCAACGCCTGCGCCACGTCGGCGAGTGCCATCCAGCAGACCGCCGACACCATTCGCCTCGGCAAGTACGACATCGGCATCGCGATCGGGTTGGACAAGCACCCCCGCGGCGCGTTCACCGACGATCCGGCCAAACTCGCCCTGCCGCAGTGGTACGCCGAGAACGGGCAGTTCGTCACCACCAAGTTCTTCGGCATGAAGGCCAACCGCTACCTGCACGACCATGGCATCTCCGAGGAGACGCTCGCCAAGGTGGCGGCCAAGAACTTCCGCAATGGTGCGCTGAACCCGAACGCGTTCCGGCGCAAGCCGATCTCGGAAGCCGACATCATGGCGTCGCCGGTGCTCAACTACCCGCTGCGGCAGTTCATGTTCTGCGCCCCCGACGAGGGTGCGGCCGCGGTGATCATGTGCCGCGGTGACATCGCCCGCCGTTACACCGACAAACCAGTGTTCGTGCGCGCCACAGAGATTCGCACTCGCCGTTTCGGCGCCTACGAAGTGCACGCGACGTCGTCGCCGCTCGAGGAGGACTTCTCGCCCACGGTGTACGCCGCGCGGGCCGCCTATGAGGTCGCCGGCATCGGACCCGAGGACGTCGACGTGGCGCAGCTGCAGGACACCGACGCCGGCGCCGAGGTCATCCACATGGCGGAGACGGGGCTGTGCGCCGATGGTGATCAGGAGAAGCTGATCGCCGACGGCGCCACCGAGATCGGCGGATCGCTACCGGTCAACACCGACGGGGGTCTAATCGCCAACGGCGAGCCGATCGGGGCGTCGGGCCTGCGTCAGATGCACGAGCTGGTGCGCCAGTTGCGCGGCGAGGCCGGTGAACGTCAGATCCCCGGTGCGCCGCGGGTCGGGTTGGCTCAGGTCTACGGCGCGCCCGGCACGGCGTCGGCGACCATTCTGTCGCTGTAG